The Deltaproteobacteria bacterium genome includes a region encoding these proteins:
- a CDS encoding MFS transporter: MITKTHHIASVSESSEGSQTGNGRAILALVLVNFVGYFYTSFMSPLLPLFLEKFSLSLAQIGLLSAVYRFVGMVVQPSAGYIADHYRTRLFVLVGPLLVIVFVPLMGIAHSFSLLFLFVCLGAMGPHMFYPTSLGMISAYSRQHVGFSISLLEVGGTLGFGVGPIFITWFVGSYGLEYAPVTMALGLALMVFLLRVVPVPQEEGLKGFGFIRSVKEILGVAWQPILVIWGFMVLGSVVWQSVFTFVPVLCVREERSLISVGLILSLFVLSGAISDPLAGALADRISPKRTFYCLLPMATGSLYLLSLPGGWVYLGALLAGFFVSPTTPLGIMMAQQWAPKGRAVVSGLMIGLAPGVAAMVMPALGTVADLFSIRHVLFSVWLLPLVMSGLIRLVPEKQ; this comes from the coding sequence GTGATCACAAAAACCCATCACATCGCTTCGGTTTCTGAGTCGTCCGAGGGTTCACAAACCGGCAATGGCCGTGCGATTCTTGCCCTCGTCCTGGTCAATTTCGTCGGGTACTTCTATACCTCTTTTATGAGCCCCCTCCTCCCCCTGTTTCTGGAGAAGTTCTCCCTCTCATTGGCTCAGATCGGCCTGCTGTCTGCCGTGTACCGTTTTGTTGGTATGGTCGTCCAACCCTCGGCGGGATACATTGCCGATCACTATCGAACCCGTCTCTTCGTGCTTGTGGGACCGCTCCTGGTCATTGTGTTCGTTCCCCTCATGGGGATAGCACACTCCTTTTCGCTCCTTTTCTTGTTTGTGTGCCTCGGGGCTATGGGGCCCCATATGTTTTACCCGACCTCTCTTGGGATGATTTCTGCCTATTCGCGCCAGCATGTCGGGTTTTCTATTTCCCTCCTTGAAGTGGGTGGAACTCTCGGTTTCGGCGTGGGGCCGATCTTTATCACCTGGTTTGTGGGTTCCTATGGGCTGGAATATGCTCCTGTCACGATGGCCCTTGGTTTGGCCCTGATGGTCTTTCTTTTGCGAGTGGTTCCCGTGCCGCAAGAAGAGGGGCTCAAGGGCTTCGGCTTTATCCGGTCCGTCAAGGAGATTCTGGGTGTGGCATGGCAGCCCATCCTCGTGATATGGGGGTTCATGGTCTTGGGGTCGGTTGTGTGGCAATCGGTCTTCACCTTTGTGCCGGTCCTCTGTGTACGTGAAGAACGCTCGTTGATCTCGGTCGGGCTCATCTTGTCCCTCTTTGTCTTGTCAGGAGCCATCAGCGATCCCCTTGCCGGTGCTCTGGCCGATCGCATCAGCCCCAAACGCACCTTCTATTGTCTTCTTCCCATGGCCACGGGCAGTTTGTACTTGCTCTCTCTGCCCGGTGGTTGGGTCTATCTTGGTGCTCTCCTGGCCGGTTTCTTTGTGTCGCCCACAACACCTCTCGGAATCATGATGGCACAGCAATGGGCCCCGAAGGGCCGAGCGGTTGTGTCGGGTCTCATGATCGGGCTGGCACCCGGTGTGGCTGCCATGGTGATGCCGGCTTTGGGAACGGTTGCCGACCTTTTTTCGATCCGTCATGTTCTTTTTTCCGTGTGGCTGTTACCACTTGTAATGTCTGGTCTGATCCGTCTGGTGCCCGAAAAGCAATGA
- a CDS encoding creatininase family protein, producing MIKQLKDMTWQEAKKAFKNTKLGIIPTGSIEQHGPHLPLGTDFVIADYIAKEVSGKVEAIVTPTIPIGFAAYHQDFEGTLSIPTEILASYYQSVADSLILYGITHILFINGHGGNGTALTAVCQNLRDKGVTAAFIEWWKITCEMKTEWKPVGHGDISETSIMLAMPGNNVDLQKAALRPNKPPTDKIHIIDLTSLKFGPGVVNTYLRSGDLSDTGDLLECSDSSNTDFPKSPADATAENGQELLKAVVDYIVEFIDEFKKIHFDPV from the coding sequence ATGATAAAACAATTAAAAGATATGACATGGCAGGAAGCGAAGAAGGCATTCAAAAATACAAAGCTGGGCATCATCCCAACCGGAAGCATTGAGCAACATGGCCCTCATCTGCCTTTAGGTACAGACTTCGTAATAGCTGATTACATTGCAAAAGAAGTCTCTGGAAAAGTAGAAGCGATTGTTACGCCTACAATACCGATAGGATTTGCTGCTTATCATCAGGATTTCGAGGGAACTCTATCGATCCCAACTGAGATACTTGCTTCGTATTATCAAAGCGTGGCAGATAGTCTTATTTTGTATGGAATAACCCATATCCTTTTCATAAACGGCCACGGTGGGAACGGAACAGCTTTGACTGCGGTTTGTCAGAACCTGAGGGATAAAGGTGTCACTGCGGCATTCATCGAGTGGTGGAAGATAACTTGTGAAATGAAAACCGAATGGAAGCCTGTTGGTCACGGCGATATTTCAGAAACGTCTATTATGCTTGCGATGCCAGGCAATAATGTTGATCTGCAAAAGGCAGCACTCCGGCCTAATAAACCACCTACGGACAAAATTCATATAATAGATCTTACAAGCCTCAAATTTGGCCCTGGTGTTGTAAATACATATTTGAGAAGTGGAGATCTTTCTGATACCGGCGATCTATTGGAGTGCAGCGACTCATCCAATACCGATTTTCCAAAGTCGCCAGCGGATGCGACTGCTGAAAACGGACAGGAATTGCTAAAAGCTGTAGTTGACTATATTGTGGAGTTTATTGATGAGTTCAAGAAGATTCATTTTGATCCTGTGTAA
- a CDS encoding DegT/DnrJ/EryC1/StrS family aminotransferase, which yields MIREFLRCDYVVPVGSGTAGLFSAPKAIDIHNKKVLIPASNCPSAAIVAFAARGKPVAVDLSYSDHNISPGSVRNAMGAPVRAIIAVDAFWLPGRYSETEKHSFPVQVYHN from the coding sequence ATGATCAGAGAATTTCTCCGTTGCGACTATGTCGTTCCTGTCGGGAGCGGTACGGCTGGGTTGTTCTCAGCTCCGAAAGCCATTGATATCCATAATAAGAAAGTTCTCATTCCTGCATCAAACTGCCCAAGTGCGGCAATCGTTGCGTTTGCAGCCCGAGGAAAACCCGTCGCAGTTGACCTGTCATATAGTGACCATAATATTTCTCCGGGATCAGTAAGAAATGCGATGGGTGCCCCAGTCAGAGCCATTATCGCTGTTGATGCTTTTTGGCTACCCGGCAGATATTCCGAAACTGAAAAGCATAGCTTCCCCGTACAAGTGTATCATAATTGA